Proteins from a single region of Mesorhizobium sp. B1-1-8:
- a CDS encoding helix-turn-helix domain-containing protein: MRLRFIFARNLRLLRQSANLSQEQLADLAGLDRNYIGKLEREESSPTLDTVEMLALALQVEVEVLIGRSRP; the protein is encoded by the coding sequence ATGAGGCTGAGGTTCATATTTGCTCGCAATTTGAGGTTGCTTCGCCAGAGTGCCAACCTGTCTCAGGAACAACTTGCGGACCTGGCCGGGCTTGACCGCAATTATATCGGCAAGCTCGAACGCGAGGAAAGCTCGCCCACGCTCGACACCGTCGAGATGCTGGCGCTGGCACTGCAGGTGGAGGTGGAAGTTTTGATCGGTCGCA
- a CDS encoding helix-turn-helix transcriptional regulator, whose product MHTLSGTVSRRSIERIFEAASQIDKSVSVRDIMEQLRSRIEGYGYEACLITELPHQETGSLSEHILLNGWPAEWHRHYMAERHYRHDPCAALCRTAIGPFVWSDVRRTLISDQQRRVMDEAEEFGLRDGVCIPIQVPFGKPAAVSVAGATIDLAPEARCSVHALARHAHAAALRLLTKKRRPQHQRLSDREREILQWIAAGKTAWEASRILGISESTASTHLRNVRQKLDAANIAHAIVEALRRHEIEL is encoded by the coding sequence ATGCATACTCTTTCGGGAACCGTTTCGCGGCGCAGTATTGAACGCATATTCGAAGCAGCGTCCCAGATCGATAAATCCGTCAGCGTACGTGATATCATGGAGCAACTGCGCAGCAGGATCGAAGGATACGGATACGAAGCCTGCCTGATCACTGAACTGCCGCATCAGGAGACCGGTTCGCTTTCCGAACACATCCTGCTCAATGGCTGGCCGGCGGAGTGGCACCGCCATTACATGGCCGAGAGGCACTACCGTCATGATCCTTGCGCAGCATTGTGCCGCACGGCCATCGGCCCCTTCGTCTGGAGTGACGTGCGGCGCACCCTGATCAGCGACCAGCAGCGGCGGGTGATGGATGAGGCCGAGGAATTTGGCCTGCGTGACGGGGTGTGCATTCCAATCCAGGTTCCATTTGGCAAGCCGGCCGCAGTTTCAGTTGCCGGCGCCACGATCGACCTCGCGCCGGAGGCGCGCTGCAGTGTTCATGCGCTGGCCCGCCACGCACACGCGGCGGCCCTGCGGCTGCTCACCAAAAAGCGGCGCCCGCAGCATCAGAGACTGTCGGACAGGGAGCGGGAAATCCTGCAATGGATCGCCGCAGGCAAAACCGCGTGGGAGGCCTCCAGGATTCTTGGCATTTCGGAGAGCACGGCCAGCACGCATTTGCGCAACGTGAGGCAGAAGCTGGACGCGGCCAACATCGCCCACGCAATCGTCGAGGCGTTACGACGGCACGAGATCGAGCTTTGA